In the Sarcophilus harrisii chromosome 3, mSarHar1.11, whole genome shotgun sequence genome, one interval contains:
- the LOC100915932 gene encoding ras-related protein Rab-39B — MAPTLPMDALWQYQFRLILLGDSTVGKSSLLRRYTEGVFVDCMDQTVGVDFYIHFVEVEPGVQVKLQFWDTAGQERFRSVTRSYYRNSAGGLLLFDVANRASFENVPKWHREVLDKVKPFEVIFLVVGHKSDLAAERRVSPEEGERLAASLGARYVETSAKSDSNVALAVQLLAQDIYAAVKKGTMGPSSEWDGVKSRVPAHPWQQETKGSGEGWKCPCW; from the exons ATGGCTCCCACCCTGCCCATGGATGCCCTCTGGCAGTACCAGTTCCGCCTCATCCTGCTGGGGGACTCCACGGTGGGCAAGTCCTCCCTGCTGAGACGTTACACCGAGGGCGTCTTTGTGGACTGCATGGACCAGACGGTGGGAGTAGATTTCTACATCCACTTTGTGGAAGTAGAGCCTGGGGTCCAGGTGAAGCTCCAGTTCTGGGACACAGCGGGCCAGGAGCGATTCAG GTCGGTGACGCGCTCTTACTACCGGAACTCAGCGGGGGGACTGCTGCTGTTCGATGTGGCCAACCGAGCATCCTTTGAGAATGTTCCCAAATGGCACCGGGAGGTCCTGGACAAAGTGAAGCCCTTCGAGGTCATCTTCCTGGTGGTGGGGCACAAGAGCGACCTGGCGGCCGAGCGACGGGTGAGCCCCGAGGAGGGAGAGCGGCTGGCCGCCTCCCTGGGGGCTCGCTACGTGGAGACCTCGGCCAAGAGTGACAGCAACGTCGCCCTGGCCGTCCAGCTGCTGGCCCAGGACATCTACGCGGCCGTGAAGAAGGGGACCATGGGCCCGAGCTCAGAGTGGGACGGGGTGAAGAGCCGGGTGCCGGCCCACCCTTGGCAACAAGAGACGAAGGGCAGTGGGGAAGGGTGGAAGTGTCCGTGCTGGTGA